The sequence ccacgacccagtgtatacgtatctcagtattgatcacaactcaaactatatatattttggaatcaacctcaaccctgtatagctaactccaacattcacatatagagtgtctatggttgttccgaaatatatatagatgtgtcgacatgataggtcgaaacattgtatacgtgtctatggtatctcaagattacataatatataatacaagttgattaagttatggttggaatagatttgttaccaattttcacgtagctaaaatgagaaaaattatccaatcttgttttacccataacttcttcattttaaatccgttttgagtgaatcaaattgctatggtttcatattgaactctattttatgaatctaaacaaaaaaagtataggtttctagtcggaaaaataagttacaagtcgtttttgtaaaggtagtcatttcagtcgaaagaacgacgtctagatgaccattttagaaaacatacttccactttgagtttaaccataatttttggatatagtttcatgttcataataaaaatcattttctcagaataacaacttttaaatcaaagtttatcatagtttttaattaactaatccaaaacagcccgcggtgttactacgacggcgtaaatccggttttacggtgtttttcgtgtttccaggttttaaatcattaagttagcatatcatatagatatagaacatgtgtttagttgattttaaaagtcaagttagaaggattaacttttgtttgcgaacaagtttagaattaactaaactatgttctagtgattacaagtttaaaccttcgaataagatagctttatatgtatgaatcgaatgatgttatgaacatcattactaccttaagttccttggatgaacctactggaaaagagaaaaatggatctagcttcaatggatccttggatggctcaaagttcttgaagcaaaatcatgacacgaaaacaagttcaagtaagatcatcacttgaaataagattgttatagttatagaaattgaaccaaagtttgaatatgattattaccttgtattagaatgataacctactgtaagaaacaaagatttcttgaggttggatgatcaccttacaagattggaagtgagctagcaaacttgaaagtattcctgattttatgaaactagaacttttggaatttatgaagaacacttagaacttgaagatagaacttgagagagttcaattagatgaagaaaattgaagaatgaaagtgtttgtaggtgtttttggtcgttggtgtatggattagatataaaggatatgtaattttgttttcatgtaaataagtcatgaatgattactcatatttttgtaatcttatgagatatttcatgctagttgccaaatgatggttcccacatgtgttaggtgactcacatgggctgctaagagctgatcattggagtgtatataccaatagtacatacatctaaaagctgtgtattgtacgagtacgaatacgggtgcatacgagtagaattgttgatgaaactgaacgagaatgtaattgtaagcatttttgttaagtagaagtattttgataagtgtattgaagtctttcaaaagtgtataaatacatattaagacactacatgtatatacattttaactgagtcgttaagtcatcgttagtcgttacatgtaagtgttgttttgaaacctttaggttaacaatcttgttaaatgttgttaacccaatgtttataatatcaaatgagattttaaattattatattatcatgatattatcatgtatgaatatctcttaatatgatatatatacattaaatgtctttacaacgataatcgttacatatatgtctcgtttaaaaatcattaagttagtagtcttgtttttacatatgtagttcattgttaatatactttatgatatgttttcttatcatagtatcatgttaactatatatatatatccatatatatgtcatcatatagtttttacaagttttaacgttcgtgaatcaccgatcaacttgggtggtcaattgtctatatgaaacatatttcaattaatcaagtcttaacaagtttgattgcttaacatgttggaaacatttaatcatgtaaacatcaatctcaattaatatatataaacatggaaaagttcgggtcactacattcatcACCCATATGGGGGTGTGATCAGTAAGAATATTATAGGAACCAGATATGCATAAACATTCATCAAACAACCCTAGTAAGGGTTGATTATCACGTACATATATTGTATCACCGGGTTGGGGGATTTCTTTAAGTTCCTCTAGAGATAAATCAAACGAAAGAATAACGTTCTTATTCTTAATCTTTGTATCATTCACAAGCCAGTGAAGCGCTCCATTGAATAAAATACCAGGAAGAGGAAACCAACCTTGAGTATTAAAAGCTAAATAATCGTAGCCTCGAACGAATTTCCATTGATTTGATTTTAAAGATAACATCTGAAAGTGCATATAAtgctcatattttttttttaacggcaaaagaatatatatatatatatatatatatatatatatatatatatatatatatatatatatatatatatatatatatatatataaatatatatatatatatataaaagaatactCTCTAGCATGGCGCTAAGAGAAAAATACAACGAAACTCCTCAGCATGGCGCTGAAGGAGAATTACAACGGGCTTAGAAGCCATGTGTTCCAATTAGCAACATCACGGCTTCTATTTTTTAGCCAACGAAAAGAAAAAAGTTTAATGACATCAAGTAAATTACATCTATTATGATCGAACGAAGGCGAAGCTTTGAAGTAGATACTAAAGAGGCACCATCAATCCAAGCTACAGCATCCACCCAACAATTAAAATAAGGTAAATTGCAATCTACCCAAACCTGAATTAGACTCCAAAGATCTACAGCCACATGACATTCAAAGAATAAATGTTTAATGTTTTCCGAGTTCGAGTTGCATAAGGGACAATCGATCGAATTAACCATAATACCTCTTGCGGATAAATTCATTCTCACCGGGAGAGCATCACGCTTGAAACGTCACAAAAAAACGTTAACCTTCTTCGGTAATGTTTTTAACCATGAAGTCTCTATTGGATGAGAAGGAAGAGTAACTTTATCAATATGATTCCGTGAATTTTTAACCGTGTAACTGCCATCTCCATCAAGAGAGCATTTCCAATAATCTTCTCTATCCGAAAATAGCATACTTTCGAATTCACATGTGAGTAAGTCAAGCGCGGCAAGGTTTCTTGACCCTATGTTCTCACGAGCCCAAGACCAATTCCAAGAATCATTAACCCGTTTATCAGCAACTTTATCTTCTTTATTCACATCAATATGATATAATCTATTAAATCGATCTCGAAGCAGAACAAGACCACACCAGGGGTCGGACCAAAATGCATTTTTTTGGCCGTTACCAACGTGCCAGTAAAAAAGGTTTTGAGGAATAATATTATCAGTAGTAAGTTTACAACATGTCGACACTATATTAGCCCATGGACTACTTCCGTTCACCTTTTCAAAACAATCTCCATGAATAGCTTTAATAACTTTAACCCACATGTCATTCGTAGAATTAAAGTAGCGCCCTCTCCACTTAAGGATTAAAGCAAGATTAAAAGCTTTTAAGCTACAAATATTAAGTCCACCTTTTTCGTAAGAAGCAAGTGCATTATCCCATTTTACCCACGCCATTTTTCGTTTAGAGTTGTTGGAACCCCAAAAAAATCTCATTATGATTGCTTCAATCTTATTAATAACCGTAACCGGGAAAACGAAAAGAGACATAAAGTAAATTCCCACGCTCCCCAAAACCGATTTAATAAGAGTGAGTCTACCACCCGACGATAATAGACGCGCTTTCCATGAAGCAAGACGATTATTAAATTTACCAATAAGATCATCCCAACTCGAAACAAGTTTCATATTAGATCCAATCGGAATACCAAGATATGTGGTTGGAAAAGAGCCCACGCTACAACCAAAATACCCAGCCACCATGTTAACGATTTGAGGAGAAACGCCAATGCCATAAACATGGGACTTAGCAACATTTATTTTAAGGCCCGAAACCAAATAGAAAACATTAAGAAGTTGGATAATGTTACCTAATTCGCGCGTCCTCCATTCCGACATAATGATGACATCGTCAGCATAAATAAAGTGAGACAAGCATAACGCATTTGATCCAAAACAAATGCCACGAATGAAATTAGATTCTTTGGCTTTATTAAGAGCCAAATGAAGGCCCTCCATTACGATCATGAACAAAAAAGGGCTAAGAGGATCTCCTTGACGAAGATCTCTTTTAATGGGAAATTCACGAGTAGGGCTCCCGTTTACAAGAACCGAAGTTCTAGCAGACTGTAAACAACCCATAATCCATCCGCACCAACGATCCCGAAACCAAGGGATCTCATCAAGAATATTAAGAATTCCCAACTAACCAAATCGAAAGCTTTCTCAAAATCGACTTTGAAGAGCAGCATCTTACGATTGTTTTTCTCGTGCCATTTAATTATCTCACTTAACATCAGTTGGCTATCAAGGATTTGCCTTCCTGCAATGAATGCGGATTGTGTAGTAGAAATTATTTTATCGATGATACCTGTAAGACGATTAGTCAGTAGTTTCGATATGGTCTTATAAAAAAAACCTATTAGAGAAATAGGCCTAAAGTCCGTTACAAGAGTCGGGTTTTTGACTTTTGGAATCATAGTAAAGAGAGCTGAGTTTGCCCCATTAGGCATCGACCCCGAGGCAAAAAAAAGCAAGAATATCGTTGCACATAACGGCTCCAATTAAATCCCAAAACTTTTTAATGAATTTAAATGAAAAATCATCGGGTCCCGGGGCTTTAAAACTAACACAATCCCAAACCGCCAACTTAATCTCGACGTCATCGAACTCTCTTTCAAGGAACAAATTGTCTTCTGGGCTAAGTGTGACTAACGGATTAGCAATGTTGAATTGAACACCAGAATTCACCGCATCAAACTTGTGACTATAATAATCAAAAAAACTTGTTTTTTACCGTCATCGGATCCACAATCCATGTCCCATCAATCATAAGACCTTGAATATTTTGAAGTTTTCTTTTATGTTTAATTGAACAATGAAAGAACTTAGAGTTCTCATCACCTTCAATATCCCACTTAATACGAGCTTTTTGTAAAGAATCAAGAGTAGCAAATTTGTTAATATCTTCCTTCTTTTGAAACAAACTGTTACGCTCATCAATTTGATTGTTTGAAGCCAGGCCCGAATCAATTAAACAATCCAACTCATTAATATTATCAACTAACTCTGTTAACTGAGCTTTTTCTTCCTTCCTAGATTGCGTAATCCATTCCCTAAGTTTCACTTTGAGCGCTCTTAATTTAACAGTGATATGATGGGGCCCGGATAaactaattgaaatgtcccgttcatattgattataaacgttccatattaattgatttcgttgcgaggttttgacctctatatgagacgtttttcaaagactgcattcatttttaaaacaaccataacctttattttatctataaaggtttaaaaagcattacgtagattatcaactaatgataatctaaaatataccgtttacacacgaccattacataatggttttcaataagaatatattacatcaaaaataagtttcttgaatgcagtttttacataatatcatacaagcttggattccaaatcttgtccttattttagtatgcaacagcggaagctcttaataatcacctgagaataaacatgcttaaaacgtcaacaaaaatgttggtgagttataggtttaacctatatattatcaaatcataataatagaccacaagatatcatatttcaatatacatcccatacatagagataaaaatcattcatatggtgaacacctggtaaccgacattaacaagatgcatataagaatatcccctatcatttcgggaaatccttcggacatgataaaaacgaattcgaagtactaaagcatccggtactttggatggggttcgttaggcccaatagatctatctttaggattcacgtcaattagtagatcggtttactaattcttaggctaccaagcaaaaggggcatattcggcttcgatcattcacccatataatgtagtttcatttacttgtgtctatttcgtaaaacatttataaaactgcatgtattctcatcctaaaatataagattttaaaagtgggactataactcattttcacagatttttacttcgtcgggaagttagacttggccactggtcgattcacgaacctataacaaatatgtacatatatatcaaagtatgttcaaaatatatttacaacatttttaatacgttttactgttttaagtttattaagtcagctgtccttgttagtaacctacaactagttgtccataattagatgtacagaaataaatcgatatatattatcttgaatcaatccacgacccattgtatacacgtttcaggctagatcacaactcaaactatatatatttttggaatcaacctcaaccctgtatagctacctccaacattactgcatatagagtgtctatggttgttccaaataatatatatagatgggtcgatatgatatgtcaaaacatttgcatacgtgtctatggtatcccaagattacataatatattagaatacatgtataatacaatataagttagctaggatatgatttgtatataattgttacaatattttccgtagctacaacaataaaaaaatatccaatcttgttttacccataacttcttcgttttaaatccgttttgagtgaatcaaattgctatggtttcatattgaactctattttatgaatataaacagaaaaagtataggtttatagttggaattacaggttacaagtcatttttgtaaaggtagtcatttcagtcgaaagaacgacgtctagatgaccattttggaaaacatacttccactttgagtttaaccatgatttttggatatagtttcatgttcataagaaaaatcattttcccagaagaacaacttttaaatcaaagtttatcatagtttttaattaactaacccaaaacagcccgcggtgttactacaacggcgtatatccggttttacggtgtttttcgtgttttacgattttaaatcattaagttagcatataatatagatatataacatgtgtttagttgattttaaaagtcaagttagaagaattaacttttgtttgcgaacaagtttagaattaattaaactatgttctagtgatttcaagtttaagccttcgaataagataactttatatgtatgaatcgaatgatgttaagaacatcattactacctcaatttttgtggataaacctactggaaaagagacaaatagatctagcttcaaaggatccttggatggcttgaaagttcttgaagcagaatcatgacacgaaaacaaattcaagtaagatcatcactcgaaataagattgttatagttatagaaattgaaccaaagtttgaatatgagaattaccttgtattataaagatatcttactgtaaataagaaggatttcttgaggttagatgatcactttacaagattggaagtaagctagcaaacttggaagtattcttgattttatgtaactagaacttatagaatttatgaagaacacttagaacttgaagatagaacttgagagagatcacttagatgaaaaaaattgaagaatgaaactgtttgtaggtgtttttggtcgttggtatatggattagatataaaggatgtgtaattttgttttcatgtaaataagtcatggatgattactcatatttttgtaattttatgagatatttcatgctagtttccaaatgatggttctcacatgtgttaggtgaatcacatgggctgctaagagctgatcattagagtgtatataccaatagtacatacgtctaaaagctgtgtattgtacgagtacgaatactggtgcatacgagtagaattgttgatgaaactgaacgaggatgtaattgtaagcatttttgttaagtagaagtatatttgataagtgtattaaagtctttcaaaagtgtatgaatacataataaaacactacatgtatatacattttaactgagtcgttaagtcttcgttagtcgttagatgtaaatgctgttttgaaacctttaggttaacgatcttgttaaatgttgttaacccattgtttattatatctaaagagatgttaaattattacattataatgatattatgatatattaatatatcttattatgatatatatacagttaaatgttgttacaacgataatcgttacatatatgtctcgtttcgaaatcattaagttagtagtcttgtttttacatatgtaattcattgttaatacacttaatgacatgtttacttatcatttatcatgattaaacatagtgtatcaatatcttaatatgattcatatgtatttagtaagacgttataacgataatcgttatatatatcgtttcgagtttcttaattcaataaactcaattttatgtatataactcattgttaaaatacctaatgagatacttacttatcataatattatgttaactatatatataatcatatatatatcatcatatagtttttacaagttttaacgttcgtgaatcaccggtcaacttgggtggtcaattgtctatatgaaacctatttcaattaatcaagtcttaacaagttcgattgcttaacatgttggaaacacttgatcatgtaaataacaatttcatttaatatatataaacatggaaaagttcgggtcactacagtacctacccgttaaataaattttgtcccgaaatttttaagcagttggaggtgttgacgaaacttctggaaataggtgcgggtatttcttcttcatctgatcttcatgctcccaggtgaactcgggtcctctacgagcattccatcgaaccttaacaattggtatctttttttgcttaagtcttttatcctctcgatccattatttcgacgggttcttcaatgaattgaagtttttcgttgatttgaatttcgtctaacggaatagtgagattttctttagcaaaatatttcttcaaattcgagacgtgaaaagtgttatatacagctgcgagttgttggggtaactcaagtcggtaagctactggtccgacacgttcaataatcttgaatggtccaatataccttagatttagtttccctcgtttaccaaatcgaacaactcctttccaaggtgaaactttaagcatgaccatctcgcctatttcaaattctatatcttttctttt comes from Rutidosis leptorrhynchoides isolate AG116_Rl617_1_P2 chromosome 4, CSIRO_AGI_Rlap_v1, whole genome shotgun sequence and encodes:
- the LOC139841056 gene encoding uncharacterized protein, producing the protein MSRLELYRLKSMWGNFHFDYALSMARGFSGGLISLWDPNAFVKENMWCDNNFVIVKGRWIREDIVVFMGNIYAPQSIQDKLALWNKLTDFMANNVGEYIIFGDWNVVRVASERSGTDLSGPHHITVKLRALKVKLREWITQSRKEEKAQLTELVDNINELDCLIDSGLASNNQIDERNSLFQKKEDINKFATLDSLQKARIKWDIEGDENSNHKFDAVNSGVQFNIANPLVTLSPEDNLFLEREFDDVEIKLAVWDCPLCATIFLLFFASGSMPNGANSALFTMIPKVKNPTLVTDFRPISLIGRQILDSQLMLSEIIKWHEKNNRKMLLFKVDFEKAFDLSARTSVLVNGSPTREFPIKRDLRQGDPLSPFLFMIVMEGLHLALNKAKESNFIRGICFGSNALCLSHFIYADDVIIMSEWRTRELGNIIQLLNVFYLVSGLKINVAKSHVYGIGVSPQIVNMVAGYFGCSVGSFPTTYLGIPIGSNMKLVSSWDDLIGKFNNRLASWKARLLSSGGRLTLIKSVLGSVGIYFMSLFVFPVTVINKIEAIIMRFFWGSNNSKRKMAWVKWDNALASYEKGGLNICSLKAFNLALILKWRGRYFNSTNDMWVKVIKAIHGDCFEKVNGSSPWANIVSTCCKLTTDNIIPQNLFYWHVGNGQKNAFWSDPWCGLVLLRDRFNRLYHIDVNKEDKVADKRVNDSWNWSWARENIGSRNLAALDLLTCEFESMLFSDREDYWKCSLDGDGSYTVKNSRNHIDKVTLPSHPIETSWLKTLPKKVNVFL